The genomic window TTAAGCTAAGCAGTAAGCACCATAAATAGGAAACTGCAAAAGCTTGTTTCAAATGTAAAACATTACCATGTCACAGAAAACAATTGATTTTCTGTTTTCAACTCCCTTTTTGataagttaaaagttaaaataaaggaTTATATCTAATCATAACTCATAAGTAATGGGACATGAGACAGGAATAATgcaattttaaatacaaatatcAGGATTATAAGGTATGTGGTAAAATTTAGAGACCTTTTAAAATCATGTATAGCACCCAAAACATTTCTACAGTTCATCTTCTTAGCTTGAATTTTATGGCTGCATCTCCTTAATAAGCCAAAATAGAGATAATTATGAAATTACTATAAGTTCTTTATACATTATTTTGTATACCTTACAATCCTgatatttgtatttaaaattgcAGTAAGCTAAATGTTGGGTAGTAAAAAGCTAGCAAGAGATAAACTAAAAGTGGAAAAGGTGAGGATGTTGCAGATGAAGATCACTATTCAATCTTCAGCTCAGATACTGAATGTTGATGATATGTGGACTTGAATTTCAGATTGAATTGAACATCACTATTCTATCTTAAACTAAGATCTATCCCAAGCACGCACCTACTCTTCTATTCAGTTCCTCACAATACTCTTATCTCCTCCCTCTATCTCTTGTTTTCTTTCCCTTTTATACCCATGTTCCAAATCCATAGGCCACCACACGCCATGCATGATATGTAGCACTAACACTTCGGATTAAGGTGTCCTAGGTATCCCGGACACATGTCAGTATTTGACACCGACACATGTTATTAattatattcaattattatCAATTTTTCAACCTATTATCGGAATCAACGTGTCAGTATCATGTGTGTCTGGTGAACCAGTTGGTTTTTAATAACATGCATGCTATGCTACATCATAAGTAGAGTAAACAACCAAGAATATAGTGCTGAAAAATTTAAGAAAGCAAAATTGGAAAGTTTAAGAATTTTACATATTCCTACAGTATTCATATTTTAGCAACATGTGTTAAATTGATGATAATGAGTACTGACCTTAACAGGAAAAGTTCCCATTGGAAGTTTTGTTGTAAGGAGTTCTCTTAGTCGACGGATTGCTTTAACTTTGTTTGCAACAATGTCAAGCAATGGCAATAGTTCTTCAATTTTTAATGGAAAGTTTGGGGAAAGCCAAAGAATAGGCCTCAACCCTTTCTTATATTCATTTTCACGACTTCCATCCTTGTGACGATTTCTGCTGCTATCAGAAGAAGAAGCTTTGGCATCTTTTTTCCTCCGTAGCTCCTCACCTCTCACAACCTCAACAGAATGTCTTCCTGGCTTAATCTGATTTCTCGAAGGAGAATCTCCCAATAAATCGCTCACCTTTTCATCTACACAAAGAGAACTTCTTGGTGGCACAATCTTCTTCGACGATGCTTCATGTTTAGAATCTTTTTTTCTCCACCCACCAAACCACCCTTTCTTTTCCTGCTTATTTTCTCCATTATTGATACTGTTTCCGTCTTCAATAGGAATATCCCTAAAGCTTTGGTGATGCCCAATTATCCCCTCATCGCTATCATTGTTCTGTTCAGACGAATCCAACTTAAGTGCATCCTCCAATTGCCTTCTTTCATCTTCGGTCAAAATATCGTTAAGTTCTTCACTCTCGGTTTCATTTCCATTGCAAGATGAGAATAACTCGTCATCTGTCATAGCTCCAGGAACACCTCTAGATTTTATACTTACAACAACATTGTGCATATCATACACCTTAGCTTTCCAAGTCCCTACCATTTCTGTTTTCTCCTGGCGCCTCCAAGTCAACTGAGGCAAAAGAACTGCCTGCGTAACATCAATACCGGGcctaaatatatttgttttagacATTGCAGCCACTTCTTGCTGAACTTCTTCATCATTTGCTGCAAAAGCAGCATCGTCTAGAGCATTTAGTACCTCCTTTTCTTTGTGTGAGATCATGCAGAGTGAACCAGGTTGGACTTTCCCATCCTCTGAACCATCGCCAAGAAAAAGAACACTTTGATCTGATCTCTGAATTCTAAAACCGTCGAAACCAGCCAAAGTCATGTCAGCCCTTAGATTCGCACCCCTTTTCCAAATCTTGTAAGTATCCGAAGGTGCAATCCTTGAAATGAAAGGAATCACAGAACTCTCAAAATTGAAAGTAATCTCCATATAAAAGTCTCTCATCCTTCGCATAGTCGCAACCAAACGAGGCAACCTTCTACACCATTTCGCCCAAGCCAAAGGCTGATAATGCTTGATTATGATCTTTGCAATTCGCTCTTCTCTACTGCAAATAGCTTCTTGAAGAGAACTCCAACCTTGTTCATTCTGCAAACTCCAATCTGCACCAACAACCATAAGCATTTCAGCAGCCACTTCATCCCCTAATTTTACAGCCAAATGAAGAGGTGTATCGCGATTCGGTACATCCCTCCTATCAATCACAGCAGATATTGCATCAGCCTTCTCTTCCTCTAAAATCGAAATCGCTTCCGTACGAACCTCAGACACATTACACAGTTTAGGTAAACCCCCAAGTATCCTCTTAAGTTCAACATAATCCTTCAAAATCACAGCCTTATGTACAGGACTATGACCAAACTTCACAACATCAATCCCTGCCATACCTCAACAGCAAAAGGGATAGATGCAAAGATAGATAAACCTTACACCAATCCACACTAACAATCACAAGTACAAACACATAATCtcttcaaaaatcaaaacttttccCAATTGGGACACCACAAACTTGTACAATAATCCAACCAGCACTCAAAACCACAACAAATGAATCAAATGAAACAGACCCTTGTTCACAATTTCCCTCCACAGCACAAACAAAAGGGTACCTATACCTATATctatataaccaaaaaaaaacatttaaaaaaaaacatttttagaATCAGAATGAAAAAAGCATAACAGAaaatgaagaaagaaagaaaagcatGATGTGGGGTCAGAGATCAAGAAGGTATAGTAAGTAACTAACCTTTGTTCCTTTCTTCCAATGATGATTTTGTTTGTCCAatgattatttattaattactcCAAAAAAATGAAGGTTAGTAAAAATGAAACAAACCCCACCACACCACACAGCACAGCACAAACAAACCTTTGAAGTAAGAAACAAAAAGGGAAAATAGCAAAGATCCTTGTGATCCAATCCAGATCAGACAAGCATGGAGAGAACATGCATATGAATGCGTGAACAAAAAAttctataataaaataattaagaaaatattattatattatattaaaaataaaaaaggaaaaattgagaaaacacAAGACACAAGAAAGAAGAAAGtgtgaagagagagagagatctaagaaagagagaaaaacccCACAAAGAGAAAgatcaaaaagaagaaaagggaAAGTTGATTGATTATGTTGAGAAAGGTATATCTAACTAAAAATGGATAAAGAAGTTTCGAAGTGAAAAAGAGTTAAAAGAAAGATAATTGCGaggaaaagagaaaagaaaagaatatcgGTGGTGGagtcaaaggtttataaaatcGTGTCGTGTGTGTATCTAACACCATGTAGCATTTACAACAACATTAttcaacacaaaataaaataaaataaaataaagaccaTATAAGATTATTCGACACAAAGATAATATAAAGACCATGTACAAGAAATTTCTAagtcaattattttattaaatgaaacaaTATTATAAGtgatttagtggtgattggcgctaaACTAACcatggttcgatccccgcaattACGATCGGGAGGGACTGTAACCACCTGATGTCAGAACTgccctcgaaccagattaaattggtggcgaaagaaaaaaaatattataagccctcaaatttggaaaaagttttttttttggtcaaaaaaaccaattttgtttctttttggtccaaaaatcattttttgtggtcaaaaaaactttttttctttttggtcaaaaaatcattttttgatTTGAGtcatttgaccaattttttttttttttttgcagcatTGACtaattttagttataatttgaaaaaacatGTGTTAGGAAATTGTAGGAGTTGAACATTGTACTTTCTTTTtgttaatataaattttaaaaaaattaatattttaatcttTAAATGAGACGAAAAAGTTGTGagttttgtaatttatattgaTTAATATAGTAATTGAAGTTGATTtagttaattataaaaaacaaatcgaTTTAGTTAATAAGAAGTTGACTATTACGGAGTATTTTTGTAAGGACATgcgttcaattttttttgtcaagtaatctgACGGCTAGAAAATTCAGTGAATAAGTGAGTATCCGAAGTTCGAGCTccgactcctgcacatatagtgtgatgttcCTGTCAGCTGAACTATGTTCATGGGGactatttgattttattttcacCGAATGAGTTCAAATTTCATTAGTGAATAATTTGTGAGTACATCTGTAAGCATAAATATagatgaatttaatttatatacaacattgatgtataaaattattttatacttacATCCAATAATATATTTACACATCATGTCATGTATTTTAAAACATATgacgtgtcacattcattaaatgacgtGACAATACATTATTGaatacatgtgtaaaataaatttacactgacagtacacatcaattaaactcaatatAGACAGGGCAACCAAAACTAGAAAATATaagttgacagtgtaaaataattttacactgttaattaattataatcatattttctGTCACATCACCCAattttactctattttttttaatataatactGTATAGTAGAAGATTGAACTATTTTTATTGCAATCTAAAATTAACGTGCGTATCTTTTAAACttgaaacaaaattaaacatacaattctttttgttttgtttcttaagAATAATGATAAAATGCACTAGAAAGAAAAGTTAAATAGTTGTAAATCAATGTTACTTGTAGACGTAAAACTTTTTCTAATTAAGGGAAAAAATGGGATAATAAAGGCATTTGTAAGTTTTGGCGATGAATTTTTATGCAGGAAAAAAATGTAATGTTGGACGAGAAGGAGGCATAGGAAAAGTCAGACAGGGCCGGGAAGAAAAGGGTTCATTGGATGGAAATGATGAAATGGAAAATGGTATCATAATGCATGTGATTCAGAAAAGTAGGTGCCTACTTTCCTATTTCTTTAGCTTaaattgttactatattttatcaaaccaaaacaaataaaaataaaaaaataatttttttataagcaatgttaatcattaatattacaatgttatgttaattttttctcatttatcAGGACTTGAACCATGGACCTTTCGCTCAGTTGAGCTACCAATCccaccaaaaaatataaataaataattaaattgttaATATAGTATTTTATTTCCTCCTCATTTGCAGTGGTATTAGAGCATCttgtttacgttggaatttggtaaacaaccgctagtttaagtatttaaactcgcgagatcaactagtaaatctcaggacaattttgtgtttattcgcttcaagaaaactgtttgaatgttcgtttgaataaggaaacaaacatttaggaatcaaaatattttaaagcatacaagagaaactaattcgaatcgcctcgaagtagcagtttctcaagcgagtatctggattcagacttagaaaaaattactggaaaacaaattgcattgcattgaatgaaaaacaattacaaataaagatggttcacaaaacatacatttctcctttgaattccgttcgttcgatcgctgagtacttagaatttttagagagaatgtttgtataaattttgtgacccttgttcagaatgaaaaactactataaatactactacaaagtggtaactgttcttcgatcatctggacgctcctccatttgccacgtcgaccacgttctccactttcatctttcattccttcagcgcgcgccaagatcttttgggccgttcgttgtttcttttttttgggcttggcccaactgtCTCTCGATTCGATTTTGCGCCTTCGATAGCCTTCTGGTAAAACCAAAACTATACGCATCTTCTACAGCTCTCGAAACGCTTTTCTGCTTCGACATAGGGAGTTCTCGAcaccaactttgaaagttttattttgataatataacctccaaaataaatattggacccaccaattatatttaattgataaataccaaatttatgtccaacaaattgccccccaaaaatgccattttcgacggtgtctatcgaaagaggaagtggcatttttgaaagtattaatggataactttcttttccatttatctctcctatcgtttaggctgccattcaaaactttggattggctccaaaacttgtttttttttttttttttttttttttttttttttttttttacctgtcAAGGGGTTTGGACACTTGTCAACATAAGAAGTTGAAAAACTTTGCTATTTTCCTCAATCTGTGTGCCTCTATAAATAGCCAGATTCTTCCTTTATTGCGTTTTTCTCCAATTTTCGCTCtgtcaactgttcatcttcttcttcatcttctgcgattctttcttgaattcttgctTTCAAAAGACTTCTTGTTCTCACCTTTCTGTTTATCACCTAGTCACCAACTTTCTTTTCACTCGGATTTTCCTCAACCGTTGCAAACAACCTGCGATTCCCAAATTTAACCCTAATCACCATTCTTTCACGCCATCTTTATACCTTCATCAATGGCGTCAGATTCAGGTGTCAGAAAATTCCTTCCTTACGCCGGTAAGTGGACCGCCGCCACTCTTTCCTCTTACGATGAGGATGTGGTTCCAGAACCATCGTTGCGTCTGGACTTGCAAAAGTTTTGGGAAAGTCAATTAATCTTTCCTTATTCTGTTGATAACCTTGTGCATGCGTTTGGGGGACCCAAACCAAGTGATAAAAGCCGTAATTCCAAGGTTCTGTCTATCTTTCCTGTTTATAAACCTTGTGTTCCTAGGGTTTTCATTAGTGAACCCTATAATTTTAGCTATATCAAGGCGCCTAACAGAGTGTTTCGATCAGCTCCTTCTTTGAATGATCAATACCTTGGCTGGTTAGACAGGGTACAACGTGATAAGGCTGACATTTGGCAAGCCTGTGgtatttatgaccttattcaGCTTTCTCGGACAGGCCTTAAATATCAGCAAGAGATGATTATTGCTGCTTTACACTTCTTTGAGTCTTCCACCAACACTTTCCACTTCGAATGTGGCATGATGACTCCTACACTGCTGGATGTTGCTGCCATTACTGGCTTATCGCCTCTTGGCGACACTTACGATCCTTGCAAAGCTTCCGACaccatcaaatttgattttcgaAACAAGTCTTACTCCAAATACATCGTGGAAAATCGAAAGACTAGCGATGAAGTAAGTGACGAAGAACACATCGCTTTCTTAACCTTATGGCTATCGCAGTATGTCTTctgcactcaatctctccaagtaGCCAAGAAATTCATCCCTATGGCTATTCAACTACATGAATGTCAACAATTTAACTTCGCTCGACTTATTCTTGGATGTCTTTATGAATCCATGAGGGATGCTTGTGAACACCTTAAGAGAACAGGCGATGGATCTACCTTTTTAGGTGCTGGCCCCTTTTGGTTGCTGCAATTATGGCTAACTGCCACTTTTCACGCTGAACTTGACCTTTTCTTGCCTGAGCCATACTATGAGGAATCAAGAACACGTCGAGTCGAAGGCACAAGGCTGGCGAGGATGGTGCCTAGGGAAAGAGGCCTTGGTTATGATGTAGCCTTCCAACAGTATTTTAATGCTTTTCTCAGCCTGAAGAAGTTCAAGCCTAGCTTTGCTCCTTTTGTAGATAGGCCACTTGGTCCTCCTTGGTTTACTCACAGATTTCCTTCTCCACCAGAATTTGAGATGGTAACCAACAGCATTTGGAATGCTTACTTGATGCCTACAGTCTTGTCTTGTCGAATTGGCTTGACCTCTGGAGATTTTGGGTTAGTTGGCTACTTCCCAAACCTGGTGTCTCGCCAATTTGGCTTAACTCAAATACTCCCTAAGAGCATATACTTGGAAGAAAGGGAGGTTTGTTTAGGCAAGCATGGCATGACAGAACCACAATTCCATTCATTCTTGAACCACTTCAATCAGCCTTCCTATGAGCTTACCCCATTCGACTTCGCTCCCTCACATGCCTGCACTAGGGAATTTTTTACCTGGTGGTCTCGACACTATGAAGGACGCCTGGTTGACAAGACTGCCTTACTCACTGCTATCTCTAATGGGTTCGACTCatctattttgaacaagattaagtcgaaattgaacgccagaggtattcttttcgttttacttttacttgcatcatttttaccttgcgtgcttttctcttatgcgcaCTTCTCCAATGCAGGGAGTAAGTCGAAGGCAGGTTCTAGCAATTCTAGCAAACCTCTTCCTCCACCACCTAAGGTTGAACTAAAGGTAGGCCTTTGCCTTTTTTATGGCTTCTCACACTTTTGTAGGATGTCCATATTAACTTTGATATGCCCTTTCCAGATTGCTTCGCGCAAAAGGTCTCATTCAACTGAAACTCCTTCTGTTTCGAAGAAACAAAGACCTATTCCAGCCACTTGTTTGAGTGCTCCAGATAAGGTATCCATTTAGCTTAagacttctttttcttttgtcctGAATGTGAACTTACTGAACTGTGGCCTGTAGGATATTCCTGTCCTTTCGACCATCCCTGAGCAGACTAACACTGCCACTATTCAAGATCTCCCTCATAACGCTGAACCCATTActgatgagaagaagaaaaagaagaagaagaaaaaagaacaccAACCCAACCAAGAAGGTACTCCTGAACACAAGTCCTCTGAGATTGAGGCACAACCTGCTACTCTGGCATCACCTGAGGACCCTCCTTTAGAGCAAtcggagaggaagaagaagaagaaaaagaagcacaGAAAGTCTCCTGCTGCAGCCACTGTTGTCGAGGCTTCTGCTactgcaaaagaaacaacttcGCAGCCTGAAGCTTCTGCTACCCCTCACACCCAAGTAAGCCATTCTTATTTCTTGTTACTTCTCCAGCTTTTGGCTATGTTACTCATTCTTTCATGGTTTTATTTGTTTCAGCCACAAAACTCTGTTCAAGTTATTTCTCAGGATGAGCCTACTCCTAGCAAAGCGGCTGAAGGGATGGTCGAAGGACCAAGTGGTACGCATCCTGCAAGTGTGGCAGAAAAACCTTCATCTCCTCAGCCTGTCGAAACGGCCGTCCTTACTGAAACCTCATCACCACCCAAAGCTCCTGGCTCGCCTCACCACGCTTTCGAAGATGACACCCTTAAGCCTAGCAATGAAGAGGACCAACTTGATCAAGGCCTACCGCAACAAAATCCTTTGACGAACCCTGCCCAAGTATTAGCTGAAAATGATCCTCCAACCAATTTTCAAGTTGACCCTGCTGCCAACCTTTCCAGTGAACAAAGGCCAACCGTTGATGGCGAACATTCCACTACCAATCAACCACAACCAAGTGGGTCAAACCATGAGTCTAGTTCACCCAGTGCTGGCACTTTCGACTCTGAAGATGGGAACTCCTATATTGGTGATTCTCTTGGTGAAGAGGGAACTTCCGTGTCGAAACCTCCTCCTACTGTTGTCTTACCGGCTGAACTTGCCAAAGAGCTAAGAGATTTAACCCCGGCAGATGCACTCAACAAGCTTTTATCAAGTCATGGCGCCTCTAGCTCTGCTGTTGGGAACACGGAAGATAAGGAAGATGCACTTGCGCAAGAACAGTTTGAGCACGAAATCAGATTTAGGCGAGAGATCCTTAATGGGGATATGCTGGGCCTGCTTGAACATGATTCTTCTATATACTACAATATCA from Trifolium pratense cultivar HEN17-A07 linkage group LG1, ARS_RC_1.1, whole genome shotgun sequence includes these protein-coding regions:
- the LOC123897743 gene encoding ankyrin repeat domain-containing protein 13C-B-like, translated to MAGIDVVKFGHSPVHKAVILKDYVELKRILGGLPKLCNVSEVRTEAISILEEEKADAISAVIDRRDVPNRDTPLHLAVKLGDEVAAEMLMVVGADWSLQNEQGWSSLQEAICSREERIAKIIIKHYQPLAWAKWCRRLPRLVATMRRMRDFYMEITFNFESSVIPFISRIAPSDTYKIWKRGANLRADMTLAGFDGFRIQRSDQSVLFLGDGSEDGKVQPGSLCMISHKEKEVLNALDDAAFAANDEEVQQEVAAMSKTNIFRPGIDVTQAVLLPQLTWRRQEKTEMVGTWKAKVYDMHNVVVSIKSRGVPGAMTDDELFSSCNGNETESEELNDILTEDERRQLEDALKLDSSEQNNDSDEGIIGHHQSFRDIPIEDGNSINNGENKQEKKGWFGGWRKKDSKHEASSKKIVPPRSSLCVDEKVSDLLGDSPSRNQIKPGRHSVEVVRGEELRRKKDAKASSSDSSRNRHKDGSRENEYKKGLRPILWLSPNFPLKIEELLPLLDIVANKVKAIRRLRELLTTKLPMGTFPVKVAIPVVPTIRVLVTFTKFEELQPLDEFATPPTSPSASGEESPAATNLSASSWFQWIKAPYRPSSSVAGSSSSRIENIPDPFAIPPDYTWVTAEEKKKKMQEKNKSKKGKSHKQ